A part of Oncorhynchus masou masou isolate Uvic2021 chromosome 21, UVic_Omas_1.1, whole genome shotgun sequence genomic DNA contains:
- the c21h2orf50 gene encoding uncharacterized protein C2orf50 homolog, which yields MDTKGNKRATSAGYRLPDPPNVALISQSSVSVYKLPPDRTRNTRGGESPWENPDSRDPVKQDQVWREFVRAERNGVKEWQKNWSFLKNYDQLGNHRAESPLPNYVPVFSDHIPNTTNQMFGSRVCTPLGRELIRMDKLLIGSYSKCKPGPDMQPC from the exons CAGCAGGCTACCGATTGCCAGACCCACCTAACGTCGCTTTGATATCACAGTCGTCCGTCTCTGTGTACAAACTTCCGCCGGACAGGACTCGAAACACCCGCGGCGGAGAGAGTCCTTGGGAGAACCCCGACTCTCGCGACCCAGTCAAACAGGATCAAGTCTGGCGCGAGTTCGTGCGCGCAGAGAGGAATGGAGTGAAAGAATG GCAGAAGAATTGGAGTTTTCTCAAGAACTATGATCAGCTG GGTAACCACAGGGCAGAGAGCCCTTTACCAAACTATGTGCCAGTGTTTTCTGACCATATCCCCAACACCACCAACCAGATGTTTGGGAGTCGTGTGTGCACACCACTGGGCAGGGAGCTGATAAGAATGGATAAGCTGTTAATTGGAAGCTATAGCAAGTGCAAGCCGGGTCCAGATATGCAGCCCTGCTAG